A window of Exiguobacterium sp. FSL W8-0210 contains these coding sequences:
- a CDS encoding response regulator transcription factor, translated as MNVLLIEDEQKLAQVTARFLRHHAYEVTIAGSLAEAKQCLTRAFDAVLIDVRLPDGDGWSLVPSIKSQVQPPVVFMMTSRGEADDRVFGLELGADDYLVKPVVLKELTIRLERALKVRPVARHAFGDLTIDEKGRQVKLGEQAVSLAKMEFELLLYFIGHLDEALSRDQILDDVWGYAFGGDTRTVDTHVKQLRDKLPVIKQQLKTVHRVGYRLEAIE; from the coding sequence ATGAACGTACTATTGATTGAAGATGAACAAAAATTAGCGCAGGTGACGGCACGCTTCCTCCGGCATCATGCGTATGAGGTGACGATTGCCGGTTCATTAGCGGAGGCGAAGCAGTGCCTGACGAGGGCGTTTGATGCCGTTTTGATCGACGTCCGCTTACCGGATGGTGACGGTTGGTCACTCGTGCCAAGTATCAAATCACAAGTCCAGCCACCGGTCGTCTTCATGATGACGTCGCGTGGGGAAGCCGATGACCGTGTCTTCGGACTCGAACTCGGTGCCGATGACTATCTCGTCAAACCAGTCGTCCTGAAGGAGTTGACGATCCGGCTTGAACGGGCACTAAAAGTCCGTCCGGTCGCACGCCATGCGTTCGGTGACTTGACGATCGATGAGAAGGGACGCCAAGTCAAGTTGGGAGAACAGGCAGTCAGTCTCGCAAAGATGGAATTCGAACTGTTGCTCTACTTCATCGGACATCTCGATGAGGCACTGAGCCGGGATCAGATTCTTGACGACGTTTGGGGTTACGCATTCGGTGGCGATACCCGGACGGTTGACACGCACGTCAAACAATTGCGGGATAAGCTACCCGTCATTAAACAACAATTGAAGACGGTGCACCGGGTCGGCTATCGATTGGAGGCGATTGAATGA
- a CDS encoding HAMP domain-containing sensor histidine kinase: MKRRPLMRKFLYAVVGPLFVMGVLSFVLTAFLVNRFAEGERYDQLAREANIIKQALEADTPIPRDIQGFLTTDGLTQRIGARGPAGRLPLLDGLKKKDVIEVQDERLLTYQLTVDGTRITTVRQAPLASSALSGVYLAIGLALLVTLLLASLLAYYMGRHLTRPIVTLRSVAQKIGAGETDVVLPARPKDEVGELIDAVDEMQTQLKQKDHLQKTFIAGITHDLRTPLAIIRNETEALAAGVIPVAELPDVTTSIIEETDRLGHLIDETLLYSKLAGGRMPLEKTDVALDELVLGTVERLRGTFIQAGLTLAMELQPVRQSLDPRMFERVLINFLMNARFASPVGGTVTVRLTHDELTVEDEGMGVRTEDRATIWDVYVKQEGSAGHGLGLAISRMILDSHQFDYGVRDRSGGGAVFYVRF; this comes from the coding sequence ATGAAACGACGTCCCTTGATGCGTAAGTTCTTATACGCTGTCGTCGGTCCGCTGTTCGTGATGGGCGTCCTCAGTTTCGTCTTGACGGCGTTCCTCGTCAATCGGTTCGCGGAAGGCGAACGGTACGATCAACTCGCGCGGGAAGCGAACATCATCAAACAAGCGCTTGAAGCTGACACGCCGATTCCACGTGACATTCAAGGTTTTTTGACGACGGATGGATTAACGCAACGGATCGGTGCGCGTGGACCAGCGGGACGGTTACCACTTTTAGATGGGCTGAAGAAAAAAGACGTCATCGAAGTGCAAGACGAACGGTTGCTGACATATCAGCTGACCGTTGATGGAACGCGCATCACGACGGTCCGACAAGCACCACTGGCGAGTAGTGCGCTGAGTGGTGTTTATCTCGCGATCGGACTTGCGTTACTCGTGACGCTGTTACTCGCATCATTACTTGCTTACTATATGGGACGACACTTGACACGACCGATCGTCACGCTTCGTTCCGTTGCCCAAAAGATTGGTGCTGGCGAAACGGACGTCGTCCTGCCAGCCCGACCGAAGGATGAAGTCGGGGAGTTGATTGACGCCGTCGATGAGATGCAGACACAACTCAAACAAAAGGATCATCTGCAAAAGACGTTCATCGCCGGTATCACCCATGACTTGCGGACGCCGCTCGCAATCATTCGAAACGAGACCGAGGCGCTCGCGGCAGGTGTCATTCCCGTCGCCGAACTGCCCGACGTGACGACGAGCATCATCGAGGAGACGGATCGACTCGGTCATCTGATTGACGAGACGTTACTTTATTCGAAGCTTGCCGGTGGACGGATGCCGCTTGAAAAGACGGATGTGGCACTCGATGAACTCGTGCTTGGGACAGTTGAACGTCTGCGTGGAACGTTCATACAGGCAGGACTGACGCTGGCGATGGAGCTGCAACCGGTGAGGCAATCCCTTGATCCACGGATGTTCGAACGTGTCCTGATCAATTTCTTGATGAACGCCCGCTTTGCCTCACCCGTCGGTGGAACGGTCACCGTTCGTTTAACGCATGACGAATTGACGGTCGAGGATGAAGGAATGGGTGTCCGAACAGAAGACCGGGCGACGATCTGGGACGTCTACGTCAAACAAGAAGGCAGTGCCGGGCATGGACTCGGTCTTGCGATCAGTCGGATGATTCTCGATAGTCATCAATTCGACTATGGTGTTCGCGACCGAAGTGGTGGGGGAGCGGTGTTCTACGTTCGATTTTGA